A stretch of the Clostridium fungisolvens genome encodes the following:
- the nifV gene encoding homocitrate synthase → MAVFEKETGKKIYIVDTTLRDGEQTAGVVFANHEKISIAEMLSDLGVDQLEVGIPTMGGDEKQAIKAIVKKGLKSSIMAWNRAVISDIEQSIDCGVDAVAISISVSDIHIQHKLQTSREWVIENMLKAVEFAKKNGLYVSVNGEDASRADNEFLVQFINAAKKAGADRFRYCDTVGIMHPAKIQQEISFLRDNTNFDIEMHTHNDFGMATANALAGLAGGATHLGVTVNGLGERAGNAALEEVLMALKHVYGYDVNVDTKMFKEASEYVAKASGRELPAWKAIVGSNMFAHESGIHADGAIKNPLNYEVFEPSEVGLERQIVIGKHSGKAAIVNKFKEYDIELTQHDADELLVMVRELSVKLKRSLFDKELVQLYKDYSKR, encoded by the coding sequence ATGGCTGTTTTTGAAAAAGAGACAGGCAAGAAAATTTATATTGTAGATACAACTCTAAGAGATGGTGAACAAACTGCTGGTGTTGTATTTGCAAACCATGAAAAGATATCCATAGCTGAGATGTTAAGTGATCTAGGGGTGGATCAGCTTGAGGTTGGTATTCCAACTATGGGTGGAGATGAAAAGCAGGCTATAAAAGCCATAGTTAAAAAAGGACTTAAGTCAAGTATAATGGCATGGAATAGAGCTGTAATCAGTGATATTGAGCAATCAATAGACTGTGGGGTAGATGCAGTAGCTATTTCTATATCAGTTTCTGATATCCATATACAGCATAAACTACAGACTTCTAGAGAATGGGTTATTGAAAATATGCTTAAAGCAGTTGAATTCGCTAAGAAAAATGGGCTTTATGTTTCTGTAAATGGAGAAGATGCTTCAAGAGCTGATAATGAATTCTTAGTGCAGTTCATTAATGCAGCAAAAAAAGCAGGAGCAGACAGATTTAGATATTGTGATACTGTAGGTATAATGCACCCAGCTAAGATACAACAAGAAATAAGTTTTTTAAGAGATAATACAAATTTTGATATAGAGATGCATACTCACAATGATTTTGGTATGGCTACAGCAAATGCCTTAGCTGGACTTGCTGGTGGCGCTACTCATTTGGGGGTAACTGTAAATGGACTAGGTGAAAGAGCTGGAAATGCAGCATTAGAAGAAGTGTTAATGGCATTAAAACACGTTTACGGCTATGATGTAAATGTTGATACAAAGATGTTTAAAGAAGCTTCAGAATATGTTGCTAAGGCTTCTGGCAGGGAACTTCCTGCATGGAAAGCAATTGTTGGTTCTAATATGTTTGCACATGAATCAGGAATACATGCAGATGGAGCAATTAAGAACCCATTGAATTATGAAGTTTTTGAACCTTCAGAAGTAGGTTTAGAAAGACAAATTGTTATTGGAAAACATTCTGGTAAAGCTGCTATTGTAAATAAATTTAAAGAGTATGATATAGAGCTAACTCAACACGATGCTGATGAACTTCTTGTTATGGTAAGAGAATTATCAGTAAAGCTAAAAAGAAGTCTTTTTGATAAAGAACTTGTACAGTTATATAAAGACTATTCAAAAAGATAA
- a CDS encoding helix-turn-helix domain-containing protein — MEILSLGEKIKRRRKELDMTLKDLAGDRITPGQISLVESGRSNPSMDLLEYLAATLKTSVEYLMESEETQAENICTYFEQVAESYILDNDTITAERYIENSLYYAEKYSLEYRKARNLYLRAKIYMAKGENVSAQQFFLSANVIFIKNNNFEEMVQTFLYLGKITLELKAYHSATSYLKQAEKLYIDRNIGDDFLLGEIYFTISKTYFKLEDVKNSMNYAFLAKQKFEQIYDQKKYAKTLLLISEEYNKNGDLANAIKYSKKTLEVYKNLQDLENVSYIENNLGRLFYQFENIEESFKHYEIAKELREKNKDSRLPETLINICENYIKLKDIASCTSVMKDIEDNLDPSNYSDIIEFMLIKFRVLIIKESYLEAESVLLDTFKVSQDSENLKKAGEIAVMLGKFYLDQKKDTEAARFLDEGVGIFKKLGIIRN; from the coding sequence ATGGAGATTCTTTCACTAGGAGAAAAAATAAAAAGAAGAAGAAAAGAATTGGATATGACTTTAAAGGATTTAGCTGGTGATAGAATAACACCAGGTCAGATAAGTCTTGTTGAGTCAGGAAGATCAAATCCATCTATGGATTTACTTGAATATCTAGCTGCAACATTAAAAACTTCCGTAGAATATTTAATGGAATCAGAAGAAACTCAAGCAGAAAATATATGTACTTATTTTGAGCAGGTGGCAGAATCATATATATTAGACAATGATACGATTACAGCAGAAAGATATATAGAAAATTCACTTTATTATGCAGAGAAATATAGCCTTGAGTATAGAAAGGCTAGAAATCTATATTTGAGAGCTAAAATTTATATGGCAAAAGGAGAAAATGTTTCAGCACAACAGTTTTTTCTTTCAGCAAATGTTATCTTTATAAAAAATAATAATTTTGAGGAAATGGTACAAACTTTCTTGTATTTAGGTAAGATAACCCTTGAACTAAAAGCTTACCATTCTGCAACATCATATCTTAAACAAGCAGAAAAACTGTATATAGATAGAAACATTGGTGATGACTTCTTGCTTGGGGAGATATATTTTACTATTTCAAAGACGTATTTTAAGCTGGAAGATGTTAAAAATTCAATGAACTATGCATTCCTTGCTAAACAGAAATTTGAACAAATATATGATCAAAAAAAGTATGCTAAGACACTATTACTAATATCTGAAGAATACAATAAAAATGGTGATTTAGCTAACGCTATAAAATATTCTAAGAAAACCTTAGAGGTTTATAAGAACTTACAGGACTTGGAAAATGTTTCGTACATAGAAAATAATTTAGGTAGACTTTTCTATCAGTTTGAAAACATAGAAGAATCCTTTAAGCATTATGAGATAGCAAAAGAGCTAAGGGAGAAGAATAAGGATAGTAGACTGCCAGAAACTTTGATTAATATTTGCGAAAATTATATTAAATTAAAAGATATTGCAAGTTGCACCTCTGTTATGAAGGATATTGAAGATAACCTAGATCCAAGTAACTATTCAGATATTATTGAATTTATGTTAATTAAGTTCAGAGTACTAATCATAAAAGAAAGCTATTTAGAAGCTGAATCAGTTTTGTTAGATACCTTTAAGGTGTCACAAGATAGTGAGAATTTGAAAAAAGCAGGAGAGATTGCTGTAATGCTCGGTAAATTCTACCTAGATCAAAAGAAAGATACTGAAGCAGCTAGATTTTTAGATGAAGGCGTAGGAATCTTTAAAAAATTAGGCATAATTAGAAATTAG
- a CDS encoding ribonuclease H1 domain-containing protein, producing the protein MGKKVYAIKEGFDFNKNEKVQDLIVNTWDQCLKLVKGVKGAKYKSFESIEEAKAFLKEQGNILKKGEDNYPLDCLHAYVDGSYNVSTEEYAYGVVAVRNDVVQYIGSGVGKSNSEKNIRQIAGELEAAVKATEYALLSGEKKLVIFHDYAGICYHATGFWERKDESSKKYYEKMNELMNKGIEVIFVKVDSHTGDFFNELVDEKCKEQLGIDSEKVVEKWLSSNKLRVLNSNVKYEIEKVAPKYADNILIENESLGQDTVGIEIPDSINDILEALPESKRSEVLEYAKKIYAKHFNKA; encoded by the coding sequence ATGGGCAAAAAAGTATATGCAATCAAAGAAGGTTTTGATTTTAATAAGAATGAAAAAGTTCAAGATTTAATAGTGAACACTTGGGATCAGTGCTTAAAGCTGGTGAAGGGTGTAAAGGGAGCAAAATATAAAAGTTTTGAAAGTATAGAAGAGGCAAAAGCCTTTTTAAAGGAACAAGGGAATATATTAAAAAAAGGTGAAGATAATTATCCATTAGACTGCCTTCATGCATATGTTGATGGAAGCTACAACGTGAGTACAGAAGAGTATGCCTACGGGGTGGTAGCTGTTAGAAATGATGTTGTTCAGTACATAGGTAGTGGAGTAGGTAAAAGTAATTCGGAAAAAAATATAAGACAAATAGCTGGTGAGCTAGAAGCAGCAGTAAAAGCTACAGAGTATGCTTTGCTTTCAGGAGAAAAAAAGTTAGTTATTTTTCATGACTATGCAGGAATTTGTTATCATGCCACTGGATTTTGGGAAAGAAAAGATGAATCATCGAAGAAATATTATGAAAAGATGAATGAATTGATGAACAAGGGCATAGAAGTTATATTTGTCAAAGTGGATAGTCATACTGGAGATTTCTTTAATGAATTGGTAGATGAAAAATGTAAGGAACAATTAGGAATAGATTCTGAAAAAGTAGTTGAAAAGTGGTTATCAAGCAACAAATTAAGAGTCTTGAATAGCAATGTAAAATACGAAATAGAAAAAGTTGCACCAAAGTATGCAGATAACATTTTAATAGAAAATGAAAGTTTAGGGCAGGATACTGTTGGTATTGAAATACCTGATTCAATTAATGATATATTAGAAGCACTTCCAGAAAGTAAGCGTAGTGAAGTTTTAGAGTACGCAAAGAAGATTTATGCAAAGCATTTTAATAAAGCTTAG
- a CDS encoding aconitate hydratase codes for MGLNLVYKILEKHLVEGQLIQGEPIGIKIDQTLTQDSTGTMTYLQLEAMGIDRVKTKRSVAFVDHNMLQQGFENADDHKYIQTVAAKYGVLFSKPGNGICHQVFLERFSTPGDTLIGSDSHTPTAGGVGMIAIGAGGLDVAVAMGGGAYFINAPKVCKINLTGKLSPMVSAKDVILEVLRKLTVKGGVGRVFEYGGEGVKTLSVPQRATITNMGAELGATTSIFPSDEKTFEYFKAQGREDEWKELLPDEDAVYDEEVVIDLEKLEPLAAKPHSPDNVEEIRTIGKIKVDQVAIGSCTNSSYEDLMKVAKILKGNKVHPDVSLVIAPGSRQVMEMISRNGALGDIISAGARILENSCGPCIGMGQAPGTEGVSLRTFNRNFYGRSGTLTAKVYLVSPETAAVSAITGVLTDPRELKADINIELPERFILDDSMILKPADTSAEVEVVRGPNIKPFPNGVALKNSLEGKNLLKVSDNITTDHIMPSNSKLLPYRSNVPYLADFCFNTVDTDFPARAKEYNGGFIVGGNNYGQGSSREHAALAPLYLGVKAVIVKSFARIHKANLINSGILPLTFENEEDYDTLELLDELEINNIDKDIYTGKLKVENKTKGTSFSVVADLSQREIETLLSGGKLNYTKELMKEGTENA; via the coding sequence ATGGGATTAAATTTAGTATATAAAATTTTAGAAAAGCATTTAGTTGAGGGACAACTTATTCAAGGTGAACCAATTGGGATAAAGATAGACCAGACGCTTACCCAAGATTCTACTGGAACTATGACTTACCTTCAATTGGAAGCAATGGGGATAGATAGAGTAAAAACTAAAAGATCTGTAGCTTTTGTTGATCACAATATGCTTCAACAAGGTTTCGAAAATGCTGATGATCATAAGTATATACAAACTGTTGCAGCAAAATACGGAGTACTGTTTTCAAAGCCAGGTAACGGCATCTGTCATCAAGTCTTCCTAGAAAGATTTTCGACTCCTGGAGATACTTTAATTGGTTCTGACAGCCATACACCAACAGCGGGTGGTGTAGGTATGATAGCTATAGGTGCTGGTGGTCTTGATGTAGCGGTTGCTATGGGTGGGGGAGCATATTTTATAAACGCTCCAAAGGTATGTAAGATAAACCTTACTGGTAAGTTATCACCTATGGTTTCAGCAAAGGATGTAATCCTTGAAGTTTTAAGAAAACTTACTGTAAAAGGCGGAGTAGGCAGAGTTTTTGAATATGGTGGAGAAGGTGTTAAAACACTTTCAGTTCCTCAAAGAGCAACTATTACAAACATGGGAGCTGAACTTGGAGCAACTACTTCTATATTCCCAAGTGATGAAAAGACTTTTGAATACTTTAAAGCTCAAGGTAGAGAAGATGAATGGAAGGAACTTCTACCAGACGAAGATGCTGTATATGATGAAGAAGTGGTTATAGATTTAGAAAAATTAGAACCACTTGCTGCAAAGCCACATAGTCCTGATAATGTTGAAGAAATAAGAACTATAGGTAAGATTAAAGTTGACCAGGTAGCTATTGGAAGCTGTACAAATTCTTCCTATGAAGATTTGATGAAGGTAGCTAAGATTTTAAAGGGTAATAAGGTTCATCCAGATGTGTCATTAGTTATAGCTCCAGGTTCAAGACAAGTTATGGAGATGATATCTCGTAATGGAGCTTTAGGTGATATCATAAGTGCAGGTGCAAGAATTCTTGAAAATTCCTGTGGACCATGTATAGGAATGGGGCAGGCTCCTGGAACAGAAGGAGTTTCACTAAGAACCTTCAACAGAAATTTCTATGGAAGAAGTGGAACTTTAACAGCTAAGGTTTATTTAGTAAGTCCAGAAACTGCTGCTGTAAGCGCAATAACAGGTGTTCTTACAGATCCGAGAGAATTAAAAGCTGATATAAATATAGAACTTCCTGAAAGATTTATATTAGACGATTCTATGATATTAAAGCCAGCTGATACATCAGCAGAGGTTGAAGTTGTAAGAGGACCTAATATAAAGCCATTCCCAAATGGAGTTGCTTTAAAGAATAGCTTAGAAGGAAAAAATCTTTTAAAGGTTTCAGATAATATAACAACAGATCATATAATGCCTTCAAACTCAAAATTACTACCATATAGATCAAATGTACCTTATCTTGCAGATTTCTGTTTTAATACGGTAGACACTGACTTCCCGGCAAGAGCTAAGGAATATAATGGTGGATTTATAGTTGGTGGCAATAACTATGGTCAAGGTTCAAGCAGAGAGCATGCGGCATTAGCACCATTATATTTAGGGGTAAAAGCTGTAATAGTAAAGAGTTTTGCAAGAATTCATAAAGCTAATCTAATTAACAGTGGCATACTTCCATTGACTTTTGAGAATGAAGAAGACTACGATACTTTAGAACTTCTAGATGAGTTAGAGATAAACAATATAGATAAAGACATATATACTGGAAAGCTTAAAGTAGAAAATAAGACTAAAGGAACTAGTTTTTCAGTAGTTGCAGATTTATCTCAAAGAGAAATAGAAACACTACTAAGTGGTGGAAAGCTTAACTATACTAAGGAATTAATGAAAGAAGGTACAGAGAATGCATAA
- a CDS encoding isocitrate dehydrogenase (NAD(+)): MHKITLIPGDGIGPEVSNAMKMVLEASGVEIEWEEVQAGEAQIEKYGTPLPDHVIEAIKRNKIAIKGPITTPVGKGFKSVNVTLRQNLDLYVNLRPVRSFKGIESRYSDIDLVIVRENTEDLYAGIEHKIGDYGAESIKLITKPASQRIVEFAFKYAKDNKRSTVTAVHKANIMKLSDGLFLNTAREVAENNAEIKFNDLIVDAAAMNLVINPQKYDVMVMPNLYGDILSDLCAGLVGGLGIIPGANIGRDYAVFEAVHGSAPDIAGQNKANPTALIQSAIMMLRHIGEYNHADKIEAALSKVFLEGKVLTGDLGGSATTTEFAEAICGKL; this comes from the coding sequence ATGCATAAGATAACATTAATACCTGGAGACGGAATAGGACCTGAAGTTAGTAATGCTATGAAGATGGTATTAGAAGCATCAGGAGTAGAAATAGAGTGGGAAGAGGTTCAGGCTGGAGAAGCTCAGATAGAAAAATACGGCACACCACTTCCAGATCATGTTATAGAAGCTATTAAGAGAAATAAAATTGCAATAAAAGGACCTATAACAACTCCTGTAGGAAAGGGTTTTAAAAGTGTTAATGTTACTTTAAGGCAAAATCTTGACCTTTATGTTAATCTTAGACCAGTTAGAAGCTTTAAAGGGATAGAATCAAGATATTCAGATATAGATCTAGTTATCGTAAGAGAAAACACAGAAGATCTTTATGCTGGTATTGAACACAAAATTGGCGACTATGGTGCTGAAAGTATAAAACTTATAACAAAGCCTGCATCTCAAAGAATTGTGGAATTTGCTTTTAAATATGCTAAAGATAATAAGAGATCAACAGTAACAGCAGTTCACAAAGCCAATATAATGAAGCTTTCTGATGGATTGTTCTTAAATACCGCAAGAGAAGTTGCTGAAAATAACGCTGAAATTAAGTTCAATGATTTAATCGTAGATGCTGCAGCGATGAATTTAGTAATAAATCCCCAAAAGTATGATGTTATGGTTATGCCTAATCTTTATGGAGACATATTATCAGACTTATGTGCTGGCCTTGTAGGTGGACTCGGAATAATACCAGGAGCAAATATAGGTAGAGATTATGCAGTGTTTGAAGCTGTTCACGGAAGTGCTCCTGATATAGCTGGCCAAAACAAAGCTAATCCAACAGCACTTATACAATCTGCTATAATGATGCTTAGACATATAGGTGAATATAACCATGCTGATAAGATAGAAGCTGCACTTTCTAAAGTGTTCTTAGAAGGAAAGGTTCTTACAGGAGATCTAGGTGGAAGTGCTACAACCACTGAATTTGCTGAGGCAATCTGTGGAAAATTATAG
- a CDS encoding helix-turn-helix domain-containing protein, protein MEILSTGEKIKRARIYKGITLKELCDENISISKMSCIENGKVKAEPWILEIVAKKLDLDINYLNEDVKDQLESNLKLLKQGLRNDNYEEELKLCVSYSTYYNYSELAFEFMHLLFTYYLEELKYKKIQDMMNQYYEVAQKLTDKAYIFYKDMAKYFFDNKEYNEALAYYSKLRISRQVIKEDFVTEIIYSEAECYLKLKKDDLAYNLLRDYIKKHEKIEDIIIKGKILSLYGGLLIRFNNIESGKYINKASDFLKGSPKDLAKAKLFYGESYFKIDDSENGIKEVREAMDMLPKENKDFYCELLNKAITIYIENGELEIADEMASEALNIAIGCDNVRLIERSYYLKAFVFQKKGLYEQSEMYMNLSIDSLMKFGNYSQRYNRYIEMANMYHEIGEVREAIKYFTLAMSMEKKL, encoded by the coding sequence ATGGAGATTTTATCAACTGGTGAAAAGATAAAAAGGGCTAGAATATATAAGGGAATAACTTTAAAAGAGTTATGTGATGAAAATATATCTATTTCTAAGATGAGTTGCATAGAGAACGGAAAAGTTAAGGCTGAGCCTTGGATTTTAGAAATTGTGGCAAAAAAGCTAGATTTAGATATAAATTATTTAAATGAAGATGTTAAAGATCAATTAGAAAGTAATCTTAAATTGTTAAAGCAAGGCTTAAGGAATGATAATTATGAAGAGGAATTAAAGTTGTGTGTTAGCTATTCTACATACTATAATTATTCAGAATTAGCCTTTGAGTTTATGCATCTTCTTTTTACATATTATTTAGAAGAACTAAAGTATAAAAAAATACAAGATATGATGAACCAATATTATGAAGTAGCTCAAAAGTTAACTGATAAAGCGTATATATTTTACAAAGACATGGCAAAATACTTTTTTGATAATAAGGAATACAATGAAGCACTAGCTTATTACAGTAAATTAAGAATAAGCCGTCAAGTTATAAAAGAGGATTTTGTCACCGAAATAATTTATTCTGAGGCAGAATGCTACCTAAAATTAAAAAAAGATGACTTAGCGTATAATCTGCTAAGAGATTATATTAAGAAACATGAAAAAATTGAAGATATAATAATTAAAGGGAAGATTTTAAGCTTGTATGGAGGTCTCCTTATAAGATTCAATAACATTGAAAGTGGCAAGTACATAAATAAAGCCTCAGATTTTCTTAAGGGAAGCCCTAAGGATTTAGCTAAAGCTAAGCTTTTTTACGGTGAATCTTATTTTAAGATTGACGATAGTGAAAATGGTATAAAAGAAGTTCGTGAAGCTATGGACATGCTACCTAAAGAAAATAAGGATTTTTACTGTGAATTATTGAATAAAGCTATCACCATTTATATTGAAAATGGTGAGCTTGAAATTGCAGATGAGATGGCATCCGAAGCTTTAAACATAGCTATAGGATGCGATAATGTCAGATTGATTGAAAGATCCTATTATTTAAAAGCATTCGTTTTTCAGAAGAAAGGATTATACGAACAATCAGAGATGTATATGAATCTTTCAATAGATTCTTTAATGAAGTTCGGAAATTACTCACAAAGATATAATAGATACATCGAGATGGCAAATATGTATCATGAGATTGGTGAAGTAAGAGAAGCAATAAAATATTTTACACTTGCAATGAGTATGGAAAAGAAGCTTTAA
- a CDS encoding YkvA family protein encodes MHVSQVTARLSGQDVMSILNDFVKVDGLSFENIKIWNTIEVEGNFKKIVNIKFKGEVEIISIHNNILTLNISRVKIMKVGILKFIKNFALKLSLKNFKYMGISAKKDIIKIDINSILRLVPFLNLNVGNLCLKEGFILADIDSATIDLKRIGEAPEVTTEKIEEEVPKEEVALINVQKVKDSYSDTREKVAEKIPKRLKKYSDYLFIIPDIVALVYRLLKDKRVAKKTKIVLISSMAYITLPFDILPDKIPFVGGIDDLGAVFFAINRIVEDVPLEIILENWQGKNEFIDVLRSSAEYLTRYTAAKNIEKVYSAINQLVEV; translated from the coding sequence ATGCATGTTTCTCAGGTTACAGCTAGATTAAGTGGACAAGATGTCATGTCCATATTAAATGATTTTGTAAAAGTTGATGGTTTAAGTTTTGAGAATATAAAAATTTGGAATACTATAGAAGTAGAGGGAAACTTTAAGAAAATAGTAAACATAAAATTTAAAGGTGAAGTTGAGATAATAAGCATACATAATAATATACTTACACTGAACATATCACGAGTGAAGATAATGAAGGTTGGGATTTTAAAATTTATCAAGAATTTTGCCCTGAAGCTTAGCCTGAAAAATTTTAAGTACATGGGCATATCGGCTAAAAAAGATATAATTAAAATTGATATAAATAGTATATTAAGACTAGTTCCTTTTTTAAATTTGAACGTAGGAAATCTTTGCTTGAAAGAAGGGTTCATATTAGCTGATATAGATTCTGCAACTATCGATTTAAAAAGAATAGGGGAGGCACCTGAGGTAACTACAGAAAAAATAGAGGAAGAAGTACCAAAAGAGGAAGTTGCATTAATCAATGTTCAGAAGGTTAAGGATAGTTATTCTGATACAAGAGAAAAAGTTGCTGAGAAGATACCTAAGAGGTTGAAAAAATATTCAGATTATCTATTTATAATACCTGACATAGTTGCTTTAGTGTATAGGTTATTGAAAGATAAAAGAGTAGCTAAAAAGACTAAGATTGTGCTAATATCTTCTATGGCATATATAACATTACCTTTTGATATCTTACCTGATAAGATACCTTTTGTTGGAGGTATTGATGATTTAGGTGCGGTATTTTTTGCTATTAACAGAATAGTAGAAGATGTTCCGCTAGAAATCATACTAGAAAACTGGCAAGGTAAAAATGAATTTATAGATGTACTTAGAAGTTCTGCTGAGTACTTAACTAGATATACAGCTGCTAAAAACATAGAGAAAGTTTATAGTGCAATTAACCAACTTGTAGAAGTTTAA
- a CDS encoding ATP-dependent metallopeptidase FtsH/Yme1/Tma family protein, with product MNKLKNKMIIVPILTAIMSLSALIFYTYYLPTTKVEKNYSEFVKDLDSNVISNVQINDSSKLTVYLKTGESYLVENPNSPSFKENLLTKGVKVNSSSAAPIQKTIPSVILTISVFSIIYMAVYSGRTSTSNMTVVDGADVKDSEKKGFSFESMAGNEEAKESVQDIVDFLKNPEKYKKYGARLPKGIILYGEPGTGKTLLAKAVAGEAGVPFYAVSGSDFVQMYVGVGAARIRSLFKKARANGKAVIFIDEIDAIGKRRDGGKTSGGNDERDQTLNALLTEMSGFGEQEGIVIMAATNRLDILDSALLRPGRFDRHVEVILPDVNAREKILNLYFKNKPINNIDVRDWANKTTYFSGAKLESLVNEAAILAAKEDSTYITEEHMDKAFSIVIAGHEKNDRSSIRDIDRKITAYHESGHAIVSLIKLPEEKISKVTIIPTTKGAGGYTLTIPEDSAYKTYSYLRKRIMVLLGGRAAEEIIFGIENITTGAYSDISHSTSLAKDMISEYGMGKNLGLLKISSLGDLSNSCGTSVIEECKAMIDELYDETKELLLANIDKLHSMSQHLLSDETLYTEDLHREMSN from the coding sequence ATGAATAAATTAAAAAACAAGATGATTATTGTTCCTATATTAACTGCAATAATGTCTTTATCTGCGTTAATATTCTATACCTATTATCTACCTACTACGAAGGTAGAAAAAAACTATTCTGAATTTGTGAAGGATTTAGACTCAAATGTAATATCAAATGTACAAATTAATGACTCATCGAAATTGACGGTATATCTTAAAACTGGAGAAAGCTATCTAGTTGAGAATCCAAACAGTCCAAGCTTTAAAGAAAACCTACTTACAAAAGGAGTTAAGGTTAATAGCTCATCGGCTGCTCCAATACAAAAGACTATTCCTTCAGTCATATTGACTATATCAGTTTTCTCTATAATTTATATGGCAGTTTATAGCGGACGTACATCCACTTCTAACATGACCGTAGTTGATGGTGCTGATGTAAAAGACAGCGAAAAAAAGGGATTCAGTTTTGAATCTATGGCAGGAAATGAAGAAGCTAAGGAAAGTGTTCAAGATATAGTTGATTTTCTTAAAAATCCAGAAAAGTATAAAAAGTATGGAGCAAGATTACCTAAGGGAATAATACTTTATGGTGAACCAGGTACAGGTAAAACTTTACTTGCTAAAGCTGTAGCAGGTGAAGCTGGAGTTCCTTTCTATGCAGTAAGTGGTTCTGATTTCGTGCAGATGTATGTAGGTGTAGGTGCTGCTAGAATAAGAAGTTTATTTAAGAAAGCTAGAGCCAACGGAAAAGCTGTAATATTTATTGACGAAATTGATGCTATCGGAAAAAGAAGAGATGGGGGGAAGACATCAGGCGGAAATGATGAACGTGACCAAACTCTTAATGCTCTTCTAACAGAAATGTCTGGCTTTGGTGAACAAGAAGGCATAGTAATTATGGCTGCAACAAATAGATTAGATATCTTAGACTCTGCATTATTAAGACCAGGTAGATTTGATAGACACGTTGAAGTAATTTTACCTGACGTAAATGCAAGAGAAAAAATCCTTAACCTTTATTTTAAAAATAAACCTATTAACAACATTGATGTTAGAGATTGGGCCAATAAGACAACTTACTTCTCTGGAGCTAAGCTAGAAAGTTTAGTAAATGAAGCTGCTATATTAGCCGCAAAGGAAGATTCTACCTATATAACTGAAGAACATATGGACAAAGCTTTCTCAATAGTAATCGCCGGCCATGAAAAAAATGATAGAAGCTCAATTAGAGATATAGATCGAAAGATAACAGCTTATCACGAGTCAGGACATGCTATAGTTTCACTTATCAAACTTCCTGAAGAAAAGATTTCTAAAGTTACTATAATTCCTACAACTAAAGGAGCTGGAGGATATACCCTTACAATACCTGAGGATTCAGCCTACAAAACCTATAGCTATTTAAGAAAAAGAATTATGGTTCTGCTTGGTGGAAGAGCTGCCGAGGAAATTATTTTTGGTATCGAAAATATAACCACAGGAGCTTATAGTGATATAAGTCATTCAACAAGTCTTGCTAAAGACATGATATCAGAGTATGGAATGGGTAAAAATCTTGGATTACTGAAGATATCAAGTTTAGGTGATTTATCAAATTCTTGTGGAACCTCAGTTATAGAAGAATGTAAAGCTATGATCGATGAATTATATGATGAGACAAAAGAACTTCTACTTGCAAATATTGATAAACTTCATAGTATGTCTCAACATCTTCTTAGTGACGAAACTCTTTATACAGAAGATCTTCATCGTGAAATGTCTAATTAA